Proteins co-encoded in one Arachis hypogaea cultivar Tifrunner chromosome 13, arahy.Tifrunner.gnm2.J5K5, whole genome shotgun sequence genomic window:
- the LOC112737074 gene encoding uncharacterized protein isoform X5, producing MGDPHQTQFLFSDPTLSPHPPSPHYSMFEEFGNLKLMYMHRNIEKMLADSLGASADGISVLYFHYSVSYKYRGRFNARNILSSLRPYMFLAPEEVPLKSLNTPEDLRVFVDSTDKVLVLVDFCGWTPKLLAKSRKNGTENGFSMRGDHLGMGFSGGNDKLPVSSGKTNQKVPENHMCKAELGINNGFCEAPGLGESASVNDGLLEDSKDTTFHVPYSCSPEQFEWFHSFYLKFMTAVREFFLPPERHKFGLVSDKSMLSSLGVDESGSWFAVLYQAGCSSCSKIIKVEDDLNYVLQMNNYFVKELEGNGHDRDPILPANKPSVLLFVDRSSDSSETRGKSKEALDAFRVLAQHYNVVNQAGNNSNDNHVKVSIQDYHEWKSKSEHPKLKLSMTAQKIKLKEKLSSIMLLKDGQQLRLENIASDIKASSLSEIFGYLLQQKKASKLSSLAKDLGFQLLSDDIDIKSANAEQPLSEFQSNQISTETSQEGHTDTVEQENAPHRSAIELQNNPNLNDPSSQHDEVKPPTIVSSNDIKYGDSEESVGDQDLSAANLKLETEDSSDGYTIGEGKSHFIGFNGSFFYSDGNYQLLKSLTGGSTIPSLVIVDPFWQQHYVYPEEETFDFSSVHAFLSEFLNGTLYPYQRSGHVLKGQREATRPPFVNLDFHELDSIPRITTCTFSELVIGFNLSNKENASNAWNKDVLVLFSNSWCAFCQRMEMVVREVYLAIKDYANMLKSGSQDVKEGLDYVTLKLPEIYLLDCTLNDCDLILKSANQGEVYPALILFPAEIKKAILYQGDMAVIDIMKFVADHGSNFHNLIKEKAVLWVSERVVKNQDLYDTLQTEIHEESLHKHSKYVAAPVHDNMVDEVVRPNVMNSPVSDGSHEALSQVMTGSVLIATEKLSGVQPFDRAKILIVAADQLTGFQGLIINKPIEWNVLPTLQEGFEKLKEAPLSFGGPVMQSGLPLSSLTTVSGGSSPEILPGIYFLDQVTTIRRIEELKSANKPADNYWFFLGFSSWGWDQLYHEMAAGAWNLSDDGVRHLNWP from the exons ATGGGAGATCCTCACCAAACACAATTTCTCTTCTCAGATCCAACTCTATCCCCACATCCTCCTTCTCCTCACTATTCCAT GTTTGAAGAGTTTGGCAATCTGAAATTGATGTATATGCATAGGAATATTGAGAAGATGCTGGCAGATTCCCTTGGTGCTAGTGCTGATGGGATATCAGTGCTTTATTTTCATTATTCCGTGTCTTACAAGTACAGAGGGAGGTTCAATGCCAGGAACATTTTGTCTTCATTGCGTCCTTACATGTTTCTTGCGCCTGAGGAGGTTCCTCTCAAATCCCTCAACACTCCTGAGGATTTGAGAGTCTTCGTCGATTCAACCGATAAGGTTCTGGTTCTTGTTGACTTTTGTGGTTGGACCCCGAAGCTGCTAGCCAAGAGTAGGAAAAATGGAACAGAAAATGGGTTTAGCATGCGAG GTGATCACCTTGGAATGGGCTTTAGCGGAGGGAATGACAAACTTCCAGTATCAAGTGGGAAGACTAACCAGAAGGTGCCTG AGAATCATATGTGCAAGGCGGAACTTGGTATCAATAATGGGTTCTGTGAAGCTCCTGGGCTTGGGGAATCTGCCTCAGTAAATGATGGTCTTCTTGAGGATTCTAAGGATACAACTTTTCATGTTCCATATTCCTGTTCACCTGAACAATTCGAATGGTTTCATTCTTTTTACTTGAAATTCATGACTGCTGTGAGAGAATTCTTTCTGCCTCCAGAACGACATAAATTTGGTCTGGTTTCAGATAAATCAATGCTTTCATCCCTTGGTGTTGATGAATCTGGTTCGTGGTTTGCAGTTCTCTACCAAGCTGGGTGTTCAAGTTGTTCAAAAATTATTAAAGTAGAGGATGACTTGAACTATGTTTTGCAGATGAATAATTATTTTGTCAAAGAG CTGGAAGGTAATGGACATGATCGGGATCCAATTCTACCAGCAAACAAGCCATCAGTACTTTTATTTGTTGATAGATCATCTGACTCCTCTGAGACTAGGGGAAAAAGTAAGGAAGCACTTGATGCTTTTAGAGTATTGGCACAACACTATAATGTTGTGAATCAAGCAGGTAATAATAGCAATGATAATCATGTGAAAGTTTCTATCCAAGATTATCATGAGTGGAAGAGTAAATCTGAGCATCCCAAGTTAAAGTTGTCTATGACAGCTCAGAAGATTAAACTAAAGGAGAAGCTGTCTTCCATCATGCTTCTAAAAGATGGTCAGCAACTTCGTTTGGAAAATATAGCTTCGGATATAAAAGCTAGTTCTTTGAGTGAGATCTTTGGTTACCTTCTCCAGCAAAAGAAGGCTTCAAAACTTAGTTCCCTTGCAAAGGATTTAGGTTTCCAACTTTTATCTGATGATATTGATATCAAGTCAGCAAATGCTGAACAACCACTGTCAGAGTTTcagtcaaatcaaatttcaacagAAACTTCTCAAGAAGGCCATACGGATACTGTAGAGCAGGAAAATGCTCCACATAGATCTGCTATTGAGCTTCAGAACAATCCCAATTTAAATGATCCATCTTCTCAGCATGACGAAGTGAAGCCACCTACTATTGTCTCGAGTAATGATATAAAATATGGGGACTCTGAAGAATCTGTTGGTGATCAAGATCTTTCTGCTGCCAACTTGAAACTGGAAACAGAAGATTCTTCAGATGGGTACACGATCGGGGAAGGAAAGTCTCATTTTATTGGTTTTAATGGTTCTTTTTTCTATTCTGATGGAAATTACCAGTTACTTAAAAGTCTAACTGGGGGTTCTACAATTCCATCTTTGGTTATAGTTGACCCCTTTTGGCAACAACACTATGTTTACCCTGAAGAGGAAACTTTCGACTTTTCTTCAGTGCATGCTTTTCTTTCCGAGTTTCTTAATGGAACCCTGTATCCATATCAGCGGTCAGGACATGTTCTTAAAGGCCAAAGGGAGGCCACCCGTCCTCCATTTGTTAATTTGGATTTTCATGAGCTGGACTCTATACCTAGGATCACGACTTGCACTTTCTCTGAACTTGTTATTGGTTTCAACCTGtctaataaagaaaatgcttCTAATGCATGGAATAAAGATGTGTTGGTCTTGTTTAGCAATAGTTGGTGTGCATTTTGCCAGAGAATGGAAATGGTTGTACGGGAAGTATATTTGGCCATCAAGGACTATGCAAATATGTTGAAGAGTGGATCCCAGGATGTGAAAG AAGGCTTGGATTATGTTACGCTGAAGCTTCCTGAAATCTACTTATTAGATTGTACGTTGAATGACTGTGACTTGATATTGAAGTCAGCAAATCAG GGCGAGGTTTATCCTGCACTGATTTTATTTCCGGCAGAAATCAAGAAAGCTATTCTTTATCAAGGAGATATGGCAGTAATTGATATTATGAAGTTTGTGGCTGACCATGGAAGTAACTTTCATAATCTTATCAAGGAGAAAG CAGTTCTTTGGGTATCTGAGAGGGTAGTGAAGAATCAAGATTTGTATGATACTTTGCAAACTGAAATCCATGAAGAATCACTTCATAAACACAGCAAATATGTTGCAGCCCCAGTTCATGATAACATGGTGGACGAGGTCGTCAGACCTAATGTGATGAATTCACCTGTATCAGATGGATCACATGAAGCATTGTCTCAAGTGATGACTGGTTCAGTGCTAATTGCCACAGAAAAGCTTTCTGGGGTTCAGCCATTTGACAGAGCGAAGATTCTCATCGTGGCAGCTGATCAATTAACCGGATTTCAAGGTCTTATCATTAACAAGCCTATAGAATGGAATGTTCTGCCTACACTCCAAGAAGGATTTGAAAAGCTTAAGGAGGCTCCTCTATCCTTTGGTGGTCCAGTTATGCAATCTGGACTGCCTCTTTCATCTTTAACAACAGTTTCCGGTGGTTCTTCACCCGAAATCCTTCCCGGAATTTACTTTCTTGATCAGGTAACAACAATTCGAAGAATCGAGGAACTAAAGTCAGCAAATAAACCAGCTGATAATTACTGGTTTTTCCTCGGGTTCTCAAGTTGGGGTTGGGACCAGTTATATCATGAAATGGCAGCAGGAGCATGGAACTTGAGTGATGATGGCGTGAGACATTTAAATTGGCCATGA
- the LOC112737074 gene encoding uncharacterized protein isoform X6, with protein MGDPHQTQFLFSDPTLSPHPPSPHYSMFEEFGNLKLMYMHRNIEKMLADSLGASADGISVLYFHYSVSYKYRGRFNARNILSSLRPYMFLAPEEVPLKSLNTPEDLRVFVDSTDKVLVLVDFCGWTPKLLAKSRKNGTENGFSMRGDHLGMGFSGGNDKLPVSSGKTNQKVPENHMCKAELGINNGFCEAPGLGESASVNDGLLEDSKDTTFHVPYSCSPEQFEWFHSFYLKFMTAVREFFLPPERHKFGLVSDKSMLSSLGVDESGSWFAVLYQAGCSSCSKIIKVEDDLNYVLQMNNYFVKELEGNGHDRDPILPANKPSVLLFVDRSSDSSETRGKSKEALDAFRVLAQHYNVVNQAGNNSNDNHVKVSIQDYHEWKSKSEHPKLKLSMTAQKIKLKEKLSSIMLLKDGQQLRLENIASDIKASSLSEIFGYLLQQKKASKLSSLAKDLGFQLLSDDIDIKSANAEQPLSEFQSNQISTETSQEGHTDTVEQENAPHRSAIELQNNPNLNDPSSQHDEVKPPTIVSSNDIKYGDSEESVGDQDLSAANLKLETEDSSDGYTIGEGKSHFIGFNGSFFYSDGNYQLLKSLTGGSTIPSLVIVDPFWQQHYVYPEEETFDFSSVHAFLSEFLNGTLYPYQRSGHVLKGQREATRPPFVNLDFHELDSIPRITTCTFSELVIGFNLSNKENASNAWNKDVLVLFSNSWCAFCQRMEMVVREVYLAIKDYANMLKSGSQDVKEGLDYVTLKLPEIYLLDCTLNDCDLILKSANQGEVYPALILFPAEIKKAILYQGDMAVIDIMKFVADHGSNFHNLIKEKVLWVSERVVKNQDLYDTLQTEIHEESLHKHSKYVAAPVHDNMVDEVVRPNVMNSPVSDGSHEALSQVMTGSVLIATEKLSGVQPFDRAKILIVAADQLTGFQGLIINKPIEWNVLPTLQEGFEKLKEAPLSFGGPVMQSGLPLSSLTTVSGGSSPEILPGIYFLDQVTTIRRIEELKSANKPADNYWFFLGFSSWGWDQLYHEMAAGAWNLSDDGVRHLNWP; from the exons ATGGGAGATCCTCACCAAACACAATTTCTCTTCTCAGATCCAACTCTATCCCCACATCCTCCTTCTCCTCACTATTCCAT GTTTGAAGAGTTTGGCAATCTGAAATTGATGTATATGCATAGGAATATTGAGAAGATGCTGGCAGATTCCCTTGGTGCTAGTGCTGATGGGATATCAGTGCTTTATTTTCATTATTCCGTGTCTTACAAGTACAGAGGGAGGTTCAATGCCAGGAACATTTTGTCTTCATTGCGTCCTTACATGTTTCTTGCGCCTGAGGAGGTTCCTCTCAAATCCCTCAACACTCCTGAGGATTTGAGAGTCTTCGTCGATTCAACCGATAAGGTTCTGGTTCTTGTTGACTTTTGTGGTTGGACCCCGAAGCTGCTAGCCAAGAGTAGGAAAAATGGAACAGAAAATGGGTTTAGCATGCGAG GTGATCACCTTGGAATGGGCTTTAGCGGAGGGAATGACAAACTTCCAGTATCAAGTGGGAAGACTAACCAGAAGGTGCCTG AGAATCATATGTGCAAGGCGGAACTTGGTATCAATAATGGGTTCTGTGAAGCTCCTGGGCTTGGGGAATCTGCCTCAGTAAATGATGGTCTTCTTGAGGATTCTAAGGATACAACTTTTCATGTTCCATATTCCTGTTCACCTGAACAATTCGAATGGTTTCATTCTTTTTACTTGAAATTCATGACTGCTGTGAGAGAATTCTTTCTGCCTCCAGAACGACATAAATTTGGTCTGGTTTCAGATAAATCAATGCTTTCATCCCTTGGTGTTGATGAATCTGGTTCGTGGTTTGCAGTTCTCTACCAAGCTGGGTGTTCAAGTTGTTCAAAAATTATTAAAGTAGAGGATGACTTGAACTATGTTTTGCAGATGAATAATTATTTTGTCAAAGAG CTGGAAGGTAATGGACATGATCGGGATCCAATTCTACCAGCAAACAAGCCATCAGTACTTTTATTTGTTGATAGATCATCTGACTCCTCTGAGACTAGGGGAAAAAGTAAGGAAGCACTTGATGCTTTTAGAGTATTGGCACAACACTATAATGTTGTGAATCAAGCAGGTAATAATAGCAATGATAATCATGTGAAAGTTTCTATCCAAGATTATCATGAGTGGAAGAGTAAATCTGAGCATCCCAAGTTAAAGTTGTCTATGACAGCTCAGAAGATTAAACTAAAGGAGAAGCTGTCTTCCATCATGCTTCTAAAAGATGGTCAGCAACTTCGTTTGGAAAATATAGCTTCGGATATAAAAGCTAGTTCTTTGAGTGAGATCTTTGGTTACCTTCTCCAGCAAAAGAAGGCTTCAAAACTTAGTTCCCTTGCAAAGGATTTAGGTTTCCAACTTTTATCTGATGATATTGATATCAAGTCAGCAAATGCTGAACAACCACTGTCAGAGTTTcagtcaaatcaaatttcaacagAAACTTCTCAAGAAGGCCATACGGATACTGTAGAGCAGGAAAATGCTCCACATAGATCTGCTATTGAGCTTCAGAACAATCCCAATTTAAATGATCCATCTTCTCAGCATGACGAAGTGAAGCCACCTACTATTGTCTCGAGTAATGATATAAAATATGGGGACTCTGAAGAATCTGTTGGTGATCAAGATCTTTCTGCTGCCAACTTGAAACTGGAAACAGAAGATTCTTCAGATGGGTACACGATCGGGGAAGGAAAGTCTCATTTTATTGGTTTTAATGGTTCTTTTTTCTATTCTGATGGAAATTACCAGTTACTTAAAAGTCTAACTGGGGGTTCTACAATTCCATCTTTGGTTATAGTTGACCCCTTTTGGCAACAACACTATGTTTACCCTGAAGAGGAAACTTTCGACTTTTCTTCAGTGCATGCTTTTCTTTCCGAGTTTCTTAATGGAACCCTGTATCCATATCAGCGGTCAGGACATGTTCTTAAAGGCCAAAGGGAGGCCACCCGTCCTCCATTTGTTAATTTGGATTTTCATGAGCTGGACTCTATACCTAGGATCACGACTTGCACTTTCTCTGAACTTGTTATTGGTTTCAACCTGtctaataaagaaaatgcttCTAATGCATGGAATAAAGATGTGTTGGTCTTGTTTAGCAATAGTTGGTGTGCATTTTGCCAGAGAATGGAAATGGTTGTACGGGAAGTATATTTGGCCATCAAGGACTATGCAAATATGTTGAAGAGTGGATCCCAGGATGTGAAAG AAGGCTTGGATTATGTTACGCTGAAGCTTCCTGAAATCTACTTATTAGATTGTACGTTGAATGACTGTGACTTGATATTGAAGTCAGCAAATCAG GGCGAGGTTTATCCTGCACTGATTTTATTTCCGGCAGAAATCAAGAAAGCTATTCTTTATCAAGGAGATATGGCAGTAATTGATATTATGAAGTTTGTGGCTGACCATGGAAGTAACTTTCATAATCTTATCAAGGAGAAAG TTCTTTGGGTATCTGAGAGGGTAGTGAAGAATCAAGATTTGTATGATACTTTGCAAACTGAAATCCATGAAGAATCACTTCATAAACACAGCAAATATGTTGCAGCCCCAGTTCATGATAACATGGTGGACGAGGTCGTCAGACCTAATGTGATGAATTCACCTGTATCAGATGGATCACATGAAGCATTGTCTCAAGTGATGACTGGTTCAGTGCTAATTGCCACAGAAAAGCTTTCTGGGGTTCAGCCATTTGACAGAGCGAAGATTCTCATCGTGGCAGCTGATCAATTAACCGGATTTCAAGGTCTTATCATTAACAAGCCTATAGAATGGAATGTTCTGCCTACACTCCAAGAAGGATTTGAAAAGCTTAAGGAGGCTCCTCTATCCTTTGGTGGTCCAGTTATGCAATCTGGACTGCCTCTTTCATCTTTAACAACAGTTTCCGGTGGTTCTTCACCCGAAATCCTTCCCGGAATTTACTTTCTTGATCAGGTAACAACAATTCGAAGAATCGAGGAACTAAAGTCAGCAAATAAACCAGCTGATAATTACTGGTTTTTCCTCGGGTTCTCAAGTTGGGGTTGGGACCAGTTATATCATGAAATGGCAGCAGGAGCATGGAACTTGAGTGATGATGGCGTGAGACATTTAAATTGGCCATGA
- the LOC112737074 gene encoding uncharacterized protein isoform X2, with translation MKNHKPLFFITIFTVLVAVVPTVQLVVASSPPSSSSSSSSSRNVGEWEILTKHNFSSQIQLYPHILLLLTIPWSGEARSLMKDVSLMVSDRFEEFGNLKLMYMHRNIEKMLADSLGASADGISVLYFHYSVSYKYRGRFNARNILSSLRPYMFLAPEEVPLKSLNTPEDLRVFVDSTDKVLVLVDFCGWTPKLLAKSRKNGTENGFSMRGDHLGMGFSGGNDKLPVSSGKTNQKVPENHMCKAELGINNGFCEAPGLGESASVNDGLLEDSKDTTFHVPYSCSPEQFEWFHSFYLKFMTAVREFFLPPERHKFGLVSDKSMLSSLGVDESGSWFAVLYQAGCSSCSKIIKVEDDLNYVLQMNNYFVKELEGNGHDRDPILPANKPSVLLFVDRSSDSSETRGKSKEALDAFRVLAQHYNVVNQAGNNSNDNHVKVSIQDYHEWKSKSEHPKLKLSMTAQKIKLKEKLSSIMLLKDGQQLRLENIASDIKASSLSEIFGYLLQQKKASKLSSLAKDLGFQLLSDDIDIKSANAEQPLSEFQSNQISTETSQEGHTDTVEQENAPHRSAIELQNNPNLNDPSSQHDEVKPPTIVSSNDIKYGDSEESVGDQDLSAANLKLETEDSSDGYTIGEGKSHFIGFNGSFFYSDGNYQLLKSLTGGSTIPSLVIVDPFWQQHYVYPEEETFDFSSVHAFLSEFLNGTLYPYQRSGHVLKGQREATRPPFVNLDFHELDSIPRITTCTFSELVIGFNLSNKENASNAWNKDVLVLFSNSWCAFCQRMEMVVREVYLAIKDYANMLKSGSQDVKEGLDYVTLKLPEIYLLDCTLNDCDLILKSANQGEVYPALILFPAEIKKAILYQGDMAVIDIMKFVADHGSNFHNLIKEKVLWVSERVVKNQDLYDTLQTEIHEESLHKHSKYVAAPVHDNMVDEVVRPNVMNSPVSDGSHEALSQVMTGSVLIATEKLSGVQPFDRAKILIVAADQLTGFQGLIINKPIEWNVLPTLQEGFEKLKEAPLSFGGPVMQSGLPLSSLTTVSGGSSPEILPGIYFLDQVTTIRRIEELKSANKPADNYWFFLGFSSWGWDQLYHEMAAGAWNLSDDGVRHLNWP, from the exons ATGAAGAATCACAAACCACTATTCTTCATCACCATATTCACGGTGCTAGTCGCAGTGGTACCTACCGTACAACTAGTTGTAGCATCgtcaccaccatcatcatcatcatcatcatcatcatcgcgcAACGTTGGCGAATGGGAGATCCTCACCAAACACAATTTCTCTTCTCAGATCCAACTCTATCCCCACATCCTCCTTCTCCTCACTATTCCAT GGTCTGGTGAGGCTCGTTCTCTTATGAAGGATGTGTCACTAATGGTTTCTGATAGGTTTGAAGAGTTTGGCAATCTGAAATTGATGTATATGCATAGGAATATTGAGAAGATGCTGGCAGATTCCCTTGGTGCTAGTGCTGATGGGATATCAGTGCTTTATTTTCATTATTCCGTGTCTTACAAGTACAGAGGGAGGTTCAATGCCAGGAACATTTTGTCTTCATTGCGTCCTTACATGTTTCTTGCGCCTGAGGAGGTTCCTCTCAAATCCCTCAACACTCCTGAGGATTTGAGAGTCTTCGTCGATTCAACCGATAAGGTTCTGGTTCTTGTTGACTTTTGTGGTTGGACCCCGAAGCTGCTAGCCAAGAGTAGGAAAAATGGAACAGAAAATGGGTTTAGCATGCGAG GTGATCACCTTGGAATGGGCTTTAGCGGAGGGAATGACAAACTTCCAGTATCAAGTGGGAAGACTAACCAGAAGGTGCCTG AGAATCATATGTGCAAGGCGGAACTTGGTATCAATAATGGGTTCTGTGAAGCTCCTGGGCTTGGGGAATCTGCCTCAGTAAATGATGGTCTTCTTGAGGATTCTAAGGATACAACTTTTCATGTTCCATATTCCTGTTCACCTGAACAATTCGAATGGTTTCATTCTTTTTACTTGAAATTCATGACTGCTGTGAGAGAATTCTTTCTGCCTCCAGAACGACATAAATTTGGTCTGGTTTCAGATAAATCAATGCTTTCATCCCTTGGTGTTGATGAATCTGGTTCGTGGTTTGCAGTTCTCTACCAAGCTGGGTGTTCAAGTTGTTCAAAAATTATTAAAGTAGAGGATGACTTGAACTATGTTTTGCAGATGAATAATTATTTTGTCAAAGAG CTGGAAGGTAATGGACATGATCGGGATCCAATTCTACCAGCAAACAAGCCATCAGTACTTTTATTTGTTGATAGATCATCTGACTCCTCTGAGACTAGGGGAAAAAGTAAGGAAGCACTTGATGCTTTTAGAGTATTGGCACAACACTATAATGTTGTGAATCAAGCAGGTAATAATAGCAATGATAATCATGTGAAAGTTTCTATCCAAGATTATCATGAGTGGAAGAGTAAATCTGAGCATCCCAAGTTAAAGTTGTCTATGACAGCTCAGAAGATTAAACTAAAGGAGAAGCTGTCTTCCATCATGCTTCTAAAAGATGGTCAGCAACTTCGTTTGGAAAATATAGCTTCGGATATAAAAGCTAGTTCTTTGAGTGAGATCTTTGGTTACCTTCTCCAGCAAAAGAAGGCTTCAAAACTTAGTTCCCTTGCAAAGGATTTAGGTTTCCAACTTTTATCTGATGATATTGATATCAAGTCAGCAAATGCTGAACAACCACTGTCAGAGTTTcagtcaaatcaaatttcaacagAAACTTCTCAAGAAGGCCATACGGATACTGTAGAGCAGGAAAATGCTCCACATAGATCTGCTATTGAGCTTCAGAACAATCCCAATTTAAATGATCCATCTTCTCAGCATGACGAAGTGAAGCCACCTACTATTGTCTCGAGTAATGATATAAAATATGGGGACTCTGAAGAATCTGTTGGTGATCAAGATCTTTCTGCTGCCAACTTGAAACTGGAAACAGAAGATTCTTCAGATGGGTACACGATCGGGGAAGGAAAGTCTCATTTTATTGGTTTTAATGGTTCTTTTTTCTATTCTGATGGAAATTACCAGTTACTTAAAAGTCTAACTGGGGGTTCTACAATTCCATCTTTGGTTATAGTTGACCCCTTTTGGCAACAACACTATGTTTACCCTGAAGAGGAAACTTTCGACTTTTCTTCAGTGCATGCTTTTCTTTCCGAGTTTCTTAATGGAACCCTGTATCCATATCAGCGGTCAGGACATGTTCTTAAAGGCCAAAGGGAGGCCACCCGTCCTCCATTTGTTAATTTGGATTTTCATGAGCTGGACTCTATACCTAGGATCACGACTTGCACTTTCTCTGAACTTGTTATTGGTTTCAACCTGtctaataaagaaaatgcttCTAATGCATGGAATAAAGATGTGTTGGTCTTGTTTAGCAATAGTTGGTGTGCATTTTGCCAGAGAATGGAAATGGTTGTACGGGAAGTATATTTGGCCATCAAGGACTATGCAAATATGTTGAAGAGTGGATCCCAGGATGTGAAAG AAGGCTTGGATTATGTTACGCTGAAGCTTCCTGAAATCTACTTATTAGATTGTACGTTGAATGACTGTGACTTGATATTGAAGTCAGCAAATCAG GGCGAGGTTTATCCTGCACTGATTTTATTTCCGGCAGAAATCAAGAAAGCTATTCTTTATCAAGGAGATATGGCAGTAATTGATATTATGAAGTTTGTGGCTGACCATGGAAGTAACTTTCATAATCTTATCAAGGAGAAAG TTCTTTGGGTATCTGAGAGGGTAGTGAAGAATCAAGATTTGTATGATACTTTGCAAACTGAAATCCATGAAGAATCACTTCATAAACACAGCAAATATGTTGCAGCCCCAGTTCATGATAACATGGTGGACGAGGTCGTCAGACCTAATGTGATGAATTCACCTGTATCAGATGGATCACATGAAGCATTGTCTCAAGTGATGACTGGTTCAGTGCTAATTGCCACAGAAAAGCTTTCTGGGGTTCAGCCATTTGACAGAGCGAAGATTCTCATCGTGGCAGCTGATCAATTAACCGGATTTCAAGGTCTTATCATTAACAAGCCTATAGAATGGAATGTTCTGCCTACACTCCAAGAAGGATTTGAAAAGCTTAAGGAGGCTCCTCTATCCTTTGGTGGTCCAGTTATGCAATCTGGACTGCCTCTTTCATCTTTAACAACAGTTTCCGGTGGTTCTTCACCCGAAATCCTTCCCGGAATTTACTTTCTTGATCAGGTAACAACAATTCGAAGAATCGAGGAACTAAAGTCAGCAAATAAACCAGCTGATAATTACTGGTTTTTCCTCGGGTTCTCAAGTTGGGGTTGGGACCAGTTATATCATGAAATGGCAGCAGGAGCATGGAACTTGAGTGATGATGGCGTGAGACATTTAAATTGGCCATGA